The Leptodactylus fuscus isolate aLepFus1 chromosome 5, aLepFus1.hap2, whole genome shotgun sequence genome segment GTGAGCGGCAGAAATAGAAATCCTGGGTGAGGGAAAATCCTGGTTTTCCTGCATTGAAATCCTCGGCAGGGCTCTCATCGGAGCAGCAGCTCTTCTTTGTGTGAGAAGAAAGATGGGAGGTGAATCACTGAGCCAGGGGGAGGAGAGCGCAGGGCTCATCGGAGCAGATCTCCAAACAATATCTGGATGACGTGGCTGCCCTCTTTTGGCCAGAAATGATAATTACAATATGGAGTCGATATGCTAAAGTGCAAAGCTATATTAGGAGCAAACTGAATGAAAAAAATTGTCTTTAGTGTGGACGTCTCGCTATCTTTGCATCACCTGACAAATAATGGGTCGATATGACATCTGTATTAATCTCACAATGTGCAGTAATATGTAACGGTCTCTTGCTTCAGTGAAGATCATGTAACCTTTATATATGTCTATGGTGCAATGCCCGTCttaataataaatgtatatttacGGTACCTATATACAGAGGCATCAGCTGGTGCAAATTCTGCAAATTCTACCCGGTACCATTTACAATAGTTGTAAATTTTATGGGGAAGAGGGACCTTTACTTCCTTTCAGGGTCCAGGACCCCATAaaaactgctacctctgcaccccctatagctacacctttgCCTCTATATGAACAGAAGGTAAATAATGCCAGTCCAAGATCTAATGTGCAGTAAAATTCCCAGATGttttgtagagatgagtgaatttttcaaaaattcgattcggCCAGTtcaccaaattttccaaaacaatGCGATTTGATCTGAATTAATATACAGCGAATCTCGTTAAAAAGAAGCTAATTCCTGGCTGCGGAGAGTCGGTATAGTGGTGTAGGACACTGTGCCGTGCAATATTACATATGGGGAGTCCGCTCTGGTAGTGACACAATACAGTGATAGTGTAATAAACGCCAAGTAGAGTCTTTACAATATATAACTGCGCCGCACAACGATTAATGAGACCCCAATAATTTGCATTACACAGGTATGACCTATTGCAACCTGCAATGAGCAGCAGTGTCATGGCAGCCAGTGCAAGAAGGTATAGTAGGATTGTTCAATTAACCAGGCTGCAAAGACCTCCAATAAACCCTTGAATACGCTAtataaattcctccctatcctTTCCCCGAACTTCTATTGAGCAAAATATTGGATTTCATGTGTTTtctacccccacccccccagcGCCTGCACTAAGTACACTGGCAAATAcctgaatccaagatggcagAGGATATTACTAGGGTTGTGACATCACAGGTTCAGCTGGCTACTGATTGGCTGCaggcatggcattgtgggtgatcccgcattcccagagttcattgccccatgtcctaacatgagCAGGAACAAATGTGATTTGTTGCCACAAAgcatgaggaaatccggatttgagggaattgaatatttcctgaaattcagatcaaaTTCCCCTTCGTCAGCTCAAttccctcatctctaattgtaaataTTCAAAGGCCTCGCAACCTACTAAAGTGCCCTGTGGTCCAGTATATAGACATGATCCAGAAAAAGTTTCTGCAGGTAATGTTTCTgtaacatatgtatatatatatatatatatatatatatatatatatatatatatatatatatacagtatatatatatatacactcaccggccactttattaggtacaccatgctagtaacgggttggacccccttttgccttcagaactgcctcaattcttcgtggcatagattcaacaaggtgctggaagcattcctcagagattttggtccatattgacatgatggcatcacacagttgccgcagatttgtcggctgcacatccatgatgcgaatctcccgttccaccacatcccaaagatgctcctctattggattgagatctggtgactgtggaggccattggagtacagtgaactcattgtcatgttcaagaaaccagtctgagatgattccagctttatgacatggtgcattatcctgctgaaagtagccatcagatgttgggtacattgtggtcataaagggatggacatggtcagcaacaatactcaggtaggctttggcgttgcaacgatgctcaattggtaccaaggggcccaaagagtgccaagaaaatattccccacaccatgacaccaccaccaccagcctgaaccgttgatacaaggcaggatggatccatgctttcatgttgttgacgtcaaattctgaccctaccatccgaatgtcgcagcagaaatcgagactcatcagaccaggcaacgtttttccaatcttcaattgtccaatttcgatgagcttgtgcaaattgtagcctcagtttcctgttcttagctgaaaggagtggcacccggtgtggtcttctgctgctgtagcccatctgcctcaaagttcgacgcactgtgcgttcagagatgctcttctggctaccttggttgtaacgggtggctatttgagtcactgttgcctttctatcagctcgaaccagtctggccattctcctctgacctctggcatcaacaacgcatttccgcccacagaacttccgctcactggatgttttttctttttcggaccattctctgtaaaccctagagatggttgtgcgtgaaaatcccagtagatcagcagtttctgaaatactcagaccagcccttctggcaccaacaaccatgccacgttcaaaggcactcaaatcacctttcttcccccatactgatgctcggtttgaactgcaggagattgtcttgaccatgtctacatgcctaaatgcactgagttgccgccatgtgattggctgattagaaattaagtgttaacgagcagttggacaggtgtacctaataaagtggccggtgagtgtatatacagtcctatgaaaaagtttgggcacccctattaatcttaatcatttttagttctaaatattttggtgtttgcaacagccatttcagtttgatatatctaataactgatggacacagtaatatttcaggattgaaatgaggtttattgtactaacagaaaatgtgcaatatgcattaaaccaaaatttgactggtgcaaaagtatgggcacccttatcattttattgatttgaattcccctaactactttttactgacttactgaagcacaaaattggttttgtaacctcagtgagctttgaacttcatagccaggtgtatccaatcataagaaaaggtatttaaggtggccaattgcaagttgatctcctatttgaatctcctctgaagagtggcatcatgggctactcaaaacaactctcaaatgatctgaaaacaaagattgttcaacatagttgttcaggggaaggatacaaaaagttgtctcagagatttaacctgtcagtttccactgtgaggaacatagtaaggaaatggaagaccacagggacagttcttgttaagcccagaagtggcaggccaagaaaaatatcagaaaggcagagaagaagaatagtgagaacagtcaagaacaatccacagaccacctccaaagagctgcagcatcatcttgctgcagatggtgtcactgtgcatcggtcaactatacagcgcactttgcacaaatagaagctgtatgggagagtgatgagaaagaagccgtttctgcacgtacgccacaaatagagttgcctgaggtatgaaaaagcacatttggacaaggcagcttcattttggaaacaaaaattgagttgtttggttataaaaaaaggcgttatgcatggcgtccaaaaagaaacagcattccaagaaaaactcttgctacccactgtaaaatttggtggaggttccatcatgctttgtggctgtgtggccaatgccggcaccgggaatcttgttaaagttgagggtcgcatggattccactcagtatcagcagattcttgagaataatgttcaagaatcagtgacgaagttgaagttacgccggggatggatatttcagcaagacaatgatccaaaacaccgctccaaatcaactcaggcattcatgcagaggaacaattacaatgttctggaatggccatcccagtccccagacctgaatatcattgaacatctgtgggatgatttgaagcgggctgtccatgctcggcgaccatctaacttaactgaacttgaattgtttgtccaaaatacctttatccaggatccaggaactgattaaaagctacaggaagtgactagaggctgttatctttgcaaaaggaggatctaataaatattaatgtcacttttctgttgaggtgcccatacttttgcaccggtcaaattttggtttaatgcatattgcacattttctgttagtacaataaacctcatttcaatcctgaaatattactgtgtccatcagttattagatatatcaaactgaaatggctgatgcaaacaccaaaatatttagaactaaaaatgattaagattaataggggtgcccaaactttttcataggactgtatatatatatatatatacagtatatatatatatatatatatatatatatatatatatatatatcttttcctACTACAGGAACATGTAATAACTGAAGATATCAACTTATCAACATCTTTACATGATATGCCATCTCAGCttgggttcacatctccgtttgGAGACTCCGCTGCGGTGACCACCAAAAATCAAAAGTGCAGTAAGTCCGACTTTTTCATCCATCGGCACCAGTTTAAAAGAATGTACACCAGATagatcctattatagtcaattGGGTCTATCAGGCACTGTTGGTGCCCTATGTTTTAGTGGTCtatctgtccgttgttctggtcctacgACAGACCAGAACAAGGGATAAGGGTGCAGACGTGAATATGGCGTCAACAATGTGTCAGTTATTATATTATCTGTGAATTGTAGCTGACGGCAGACCTAAAGCAGGTATGGACTGGCTCCAATTGGAGGACGGTGGCGGCATTATCAAGAGACTTGGGCCTCCAACCTCTTAAACACCAGTTAAGACAATACATATAATTAAGATCCGGCCAGTTTACTCGTGCCGATGATTACGCTTGTAGCTTGTAGGTTACAATGGAGGTGCATGGCCCTCAACGCTTGGCTCATGTAGACTAGCGTGAGAATGCCACTCTTCGTAAAGATAACCCATAGTTCTCGGGATCCAAGGAAAATTTCCAAAGGAGCAAAAGCCAGATAAAAAATATGGAACAAGAGGAGACATAGTCACACCGTGAATCCATAAAAGTATAAGTCAACGTCTTATAAGAGTGTTAGAGAGAACAAAATCTTTCCAAGGTGGGTATCCCCAGTACAAGCTGACCATAAGGGAACCTTTGTCTGTATGACTTCAGAAGCATACACAGGTCCAGAGCTATAATATGGCCTTGTGAATAACGTCTTACATTTTTATCGCAATGAGTATACAGATATCCCGGTTTGTCATATAAAGACTATCTAAAATCTGTACAGACAATGATGGCGGTATTACGTATCCTTAGCACACTCCGATAATCTGAAACATCACAGTCAACGCAGGGATCCTGAATTTAGTATTGACCTATGACCTGGTCTAATCTTATATCTCCGGCCGATGTAAATATTTTATAGGTCATAAAAATATAGATATAAAACAGCGAAACCATCTAGAAGTGAATACCAGATGAATATCccaataaagtaaaaataaaaactgtcCAACTAAACCACAACATGGACCAGGTCAGAAGACACCGATTTCCAAATGCAGAAATACAGAAAGATTAAGAAGTCGGATTTTTTGTACACATTAtaataaatctaaaaaaataatcaCCAGGAAAAGAGAAAattctagaaaaaaataaaatgtcacaaTGTATAAAAGAAATCTCACCTGATCCGATTTATTAAAGTAACTGGAATCAGCAATAAGTTCTGGCTGTCCGACCATGTCATTCATCTGAGTCTTAGATAATGTAGAATGAGCGATGTCTACAGGGGGGAAACAAGCGGGATAACAAGACCCCGCAGCGTCTGGTGGAGCCATCCGCACCTCCATGTACTTCAATGTCCCATCTGTGTTCAGGTAAAGGGTGGGCTTGTACTGATCCATATAGGTGGGAGAAAGGGATTTGTCAGTAAAGCAGAATCCACAGCCAGAGCCATAATTCCTTCTAAGACACCTGACAAGTAATATAGTAAATGTGACCAGAAACACTGTGCTGATGGCCACAAGGGAGACAATAAGATAGAGGGTCAGGTCTGGAGTAGATTTGGCATTTGGAAGAAAGTCTTGAGATCTAGGACTTTCCTGAGGAACGGTGTCTAATATATTGACAAGGATAGTGGCTGTAGATGTCATAGAAGGTTCCCCATGGTCGCTGACTACAATCACCAGGCGATGCTCCGTGTTATCCGTCTCGTGTAACCCTCGCAGAGTCCGGACTTCTCCTGTGTATTCAGAGATGTGGAATAAAGCAGGACTGGCCGTGTGAACAAGACTATAGAGGAGCCAGGCATTGTGGCCAGAATCTATATCTACTGCGGACACCTTACTGACTAAATACCCGGCCGCAGCAGATCTGGGAATGGTCTCCTGAGCCGCGGTCTCCCCCGTATTCTCCGGGTATAAGATAGTGGGAGAGTTGTCATTGGTATCCAGAATAAATAGGAAGACGGAAACATTGGAGGATAATTTTGGAGATCCAGAATCTTCCACCCGGGCTGTGATCtgcagaacctggaattgttcatAGTCAAAAGACCTTTGTGCATAAATATTCCCGGTGTCGGAGTTAATGTAGACGAATGAGGAGAAGGGAGAACCATGGATGTGACTCTCAGCGATGGAGTAGATGAGGTTTGCATTAGCTCCCTCATCCAGATCTGCGGCAGATACCGTACATAACAGTCTGCCCGCCTCGTTGTTCTCTGCTATGAAGGCATTGTAGACATTGTGTAGAAATGCTGGAGGATTATCATTAACATCCGAGATATTAAGGCTGATTGTAATGTGGCTGCCGAGAGATGGAGACCCCAGATCAGAGGCCGTCAGTCTAATAGTATATTGTGAGAGCTTCTCCCTGTCCAGAGGTCCACTGCTGACCAGAGCGTAACGCTGCGACATGGGCTGGCATGTAAAGGGTAAACCTGGGGACACCTCAAGTCTTATTTCACCATTTTTACCAGAGTCTCTATCTCTGACTGTAATAAATCCGACCACCGTCCCTATGGGGGAATTTTCAGGAACCTCCTGAATTTTAGATGTAAAGATAATTTCTGGAGTGTTATCATTGACATCTCTCACATCCACCTGAACCACACATCGTCCTTCCAGCTTAGGCAATCCTTTGTCTGCTGCCTTGACGAATAATTCATAGGATTTGGACACTTCATAATCCACAGATCCCTTTACAGTAATTTCACCAGTTTGTGGATTGATATCAAATATTTTCTTTGCCGATTCCAGAGTATGGTGATCAAAGGAATAAAAAATCTCACCATTTGCTCCGTCATCCAGATCTGTGGCATTTAGTTTTAGGATGACTGTAGTGACAGGTATATTTTCTAGAATTTCTACCTTATAGTTAGATTGCTGGAAGATGGGAGGATTGTCATTAATATCTAAAACCATAATTGTTATCTGCATGGATCCGGATCTGGCCGGTTCGCCCCCATCTATAGCCGTGAGGATCAGCTTGTGCTCGGCTTTCTCTTCTCTATCTAGATTTTTTTCCAGGACTAATTCAGCAATGAGAGTCCCATCATTacgttttttttctaataaagaaAAATATGGATTCTGGTTCAATCTATACTGACTAACACTATTTTTACCTATATCCAGATCTTTGGCAGCTTCCAGAGGGAACTGAACGCCTGGACTTGTAAGCAGTTCTGTAATCTTTATAATTTGATCAGAAACTGAGAAAATAGGTGAATTATCATTAATATCCAGAACGTCTATCTCCAGACTGTGCAGCTCCAGAGGGTTCTCGGCCACCACCTCTAGATGCAGCAGGCAGCTCAGGCTGGATCCACACAGGCTCTCCCTATCAATCCTCTCAGATACAACCAGAGCTCCATTCTTCTGCTCTATAGAGAATAATCTGCTGCTTCCCTCCGAGCCCAAACTCAGTCTCCTCCTGTGAATATCGGGCAGATTCAGCCCCAGATCCTGAGCCACATTCCCCACCACAGTCCCTGGACGAGACTCCTCAGCTATAGAATAACGCAGCTGCCCCGAGACCCAGCCCCAGCTACAAAGGAGAAGGGAGAAAGCTACTTGCCATTTCCAAGCCTTTACAAAGCTCTGCTTGTCCATATCTTATATCCTTCTTCtaaaatgtgcagaaaataatcctCATCCCATCAATCCAAGTGTGTGAGCGGCAGAAATAGAAATCCTAGGCGAGGGAAAATCCTGGTTTTCCTGCATTGAAATCCTCGGCAGGGCTCTCATCGGAGCAGCAGCTCTTCTTTGTGTGAGAAGAAAGATGGGAGGTGAATCACTGAGCCAGGGGGAGGAGAGCGCAGGGCTCATAGGAGAGGGCCGAAATACAGATGACGTGCCTGCCCTCTCCTGgtcaatactgtatattacatttgtaTAATCCACTCACTCTGTGGCGTACAGCAGTTTTATAACAATGGAAATAATAAttagaataaataataaatataataatactaaatatataatgtaataaatataaagaaaataacAGAAGAACGTGTCTGCCCTCTCCTGGTCAATAGCTATAATTACAATCTTAAATTAGATTTGTATTCAGCATTGTACAGACTATATTTAGGTTATACATCGATTTTAGTCTAGTAAATATTTTAAGAAAAatggttattttttttctattttatgttttttttaaaaatttttttaaattaaagtatAAATATAACATATTACATACG includes the following:
- the LOC142204081 gene encoding protocadherin gamma-C5-like isoform X23, with translation MDKQSFVKAWKWQVAFSLLLCSWGWVSGQLRYSIAEESRPGTVVGNVAQDLGLNLPDIHRRRLSLGSEGSSRLFSIEQKNGALVVSERIDRESLCGSSLSCLLHLEVVAENPLELHSLEIDVLDINDNSPIFSVSDQIIKITELLTSPGVQFPLEAAKDLDIGKNSVSQYRLNQNPYFSLLEKKRNDGTLIAELVLEKNLDREEKAEHKLILTAIDGGEPARSGSMQITIMVLDINDNPPIFQQSNYKVEILENIPVTTVILKLNATDLDDGANGEIFYSFDHHTLESAKKIFDINPQTGEITVKGSVDYEVSKSYELFVKAADKGLPKLEGRCVVQVDVRDVNDNTPEIIFTSKIQEVPENSPIGTVVGFITVRDRDSGKNGEIRLEVSPGLPFTCQPMSQRYALVSSGPLDREKLSQYTIRLTASDLGSPSLGSHITISLNISDVNDNPPAFLHNVYNAFIAENNEAGRLLCTVSAADLDEGANANLIYSIAESHIHGSPFSSFVYINSDTGNIYAQRSFDYEQFQVLQITARVEDSGSPKLSSNVSVFLFILDTNDNSPTILYPENTGETAAQETIPRSAAAGYLVSKVSAVDIDSGHNAWLLYSLVHTASPALFHISEYTGEVRTLRGLHETDNTEHRLVIVVSDHGEPSMTSTATILVNILDTVPQESPRSQDFLPNAKSTPDLTLYLIVSLVAISTVFLVTFTILLVRCLRRNYGSGCGFCFTDKSLSPTYMDQYKPTLYLNTDGTLKYMEVRMAPPDAAGSCYPACFPPVDIAHSTLSKTQMNDMVGQPELIADSSYFNKSDQAQPNAEWRFSQAQRPGPSGAQPTEEAGVWPNNQFETERLQAMILASANEAAEGTSGLGGGTGTMGLSARYGPQFTLQHVPDYRQNVYIPGSTLTPTNAGGKRDGKGGGNKKKSGKKDKK
- the LOC142204081 gene encoding protocadherin gamma-C5-like isoform X19, encoding MDKQSFVKAWKWQVAFSLLLCSWGWVSGQLRYSIAEESRPGTVVGNVAQDLGLNLPDIHRRRLSLGSEGSSRLFSIEQKNGALVVSERIDRESLCGSSLSCLLHLEVVAENPLELHSLEIDVLDINDNSPIFSVSDQIIKITELLTSPGVQFPLEAAKDLDIGKNSVSQYRLNQNPYFSLLEKKRNDGTLIAELVLEKNLDREEKAEHKLILTAIDGGEPARSGSMQITIMVLDINDNPPIFQQSNYKVEILENIPVTTVILKLNATDLDDGANGEIFYSFDHHTLESAKKIFDINPQTGEITVKGSVDYEVSKSYELFVKAADKGLPKLEGRCVVQVDVRDVNDNTPEIIFTSKIQEVPENSPIGTVVGFITVRDRDSGKNGEIRLEVSPGLPFTCQPMSQRYALVSSGPLDREKLSQYTIRLTASDLGSPSLGSHITISLNISDVNDNPPAFLHNVYNAFIAENNEAGRLLCTVSAADLDEGANANLIYSIAESHIHGSPFSSFVYINSDTGNIYAQRSFDYEQFQVLQITARVEDSGSPKLSSNVSVFLFILDTNDNSPTILYPENTGETAAQETIPRSAAAGYLVSKVSAVDIDSGHNAWLLYSLVHTASPALFHISEYTGEVRTLRGLHETDNTEHRLVIVVSDHGEPSMTSTATILVNILDTVPQESPRSQDFLPNAKSTPDLTLYLIVSLVAISTVFLVTFTILLVRCLRRNYGSGCGFCFTDKSLSPTYMDQYKPTLYLNTDGTLKYMEVRMAPPDAAGSCYPACFPPVDIAHSTLSKTQMNDMVGQPELIADSSYFNKSDQQAQPNAEWRFSQAQRPGPSGAQPTEEAGVWPNNQFETERLQAMILASANEAAEGTSGLGGGTGTMGLSARYGPQFTLQHVPDYRQNVYIPGSTLTPTNAGGKRDGKGGGNKKKSGKKDKK